In Juglans microcarpa x Juglans regia isolate MS1-56 chromosome 8D, Jm3101_v1.0, whole genome shotgun sequence, the following are encoded in one genomic region:
- the LOC121242267 gene encoding uncharacterized protein LOC121242267, producing the protein MESRTEPGNLPKQATKTTIHGGWSSSSVQLSDVPTDVQEDDTQREFKNISSSTTDSSSSSGKRSLGQLLCFCEIEAQLRYSSTTRNPGRPFLGCSNYNTKGLPYCKYFKWVEEDQYRKSNLRETHNELLRAKKELEKILDDIEKSKIDLRRRADDIEMREMALSNRNEKVVKKELALIVREAEIRRSRTLLRVYWAAAFVVACYLSCK; encoded by the exons ATGGAATCCCGCACGGAACCTGGGAACCTTCCCAAGCAAGCAACGAAGACGACGATTCACGGAGGGTGGTCATCTTCTTCAGTTCAGTTGAGCGACGTCCCCACCGACGTGCAGGAAGACGATACACAAAGGGAG TTTAAGAATATCTCATCATCCACAACGgactcttcttcatcttctggtAAACGAAGTCTGGGTCAACTATTATGCTTCTGTGAAATTGAAGCCCAACTAAGATACTCATCTACTACAAGAAATCCAGGACGACCCTTCTTAGGGTGTTCTAACTACAACACAAAG ggaTTACCATATTGTAAGTATTTCAAGTGGGTAGAGGAGGATCAATACAGAAAGTCCAATCTAAGAGAAACTCACAATGAACTGTTAAGAGCCAAGAAAGAGTTGGAGAAAATACTTGACGATATCGAAAAGAGCAAGATTGATCTCCGTAGGAGAGCGGATGAcatcgagatgagagagatggcGCTATCCAATAGAAATGAAAAGGTTGTGAAGAAGGAGTTGGCGCTTATTGTACGCGAAGCTGAAATCAGACGCTCACGCACACTACTCCGGGTGTATTGGGCTGCTGCATTTGTTGTAGCATGTTACTTGTCTTGTAAATAA
- the LOC121243587 gene encoding LOW QUALITY PROTEIN: E3 ubiquitin-protein ligase RGLG4-like (The sequence of the model RefSeq protein was modified relative to this genomic sequence to represent the inferred CDS: inserted 1 base in 1 codon) — translation MIRNLNRLIPKPRCGVSRETSSSNMGNAGASLQSPSMRRNHGQSSVKKLSVKKKYGYIPDNFSSIEQVTEALRSAGLELSNLILGIDFTKSNEWTGQVSFNNRSLHAIGDTPNXYEKAIAVIGKTLAPFDEDNLISCFGFGDATTHDEEVFSFHSDNSPCHGFEEVLSCYRKVVPALRLSGPTSYAPVVEAAIDIVEKSGGQYHVLVIIADGQVTRSVNTGDNELSPQEAQTIQSIVNASSYPLSIVLVGVGDGPWEDMKKFDDKIPARDVDNFQFVNFTEIMSKNGTPSSKETAFALAALMEIPFQYKAATELRLMGHVTGRAKKIIPRPPPTPYTRLPPPTREPIILSSSTPMGDERNQSACPICLTNPKDLAFGCGHMTCRDCGPKVSNCPICRQPIRSRIRLFTG, via the exons atgattagaaatttaaatCGTTTAATTCCAAAG CCTAGGTGTGGAGTTTCCAGAGAAACTAGCAGCAGCAACATGGGCAACGCCGGAGCCAGTTTACAATCTCCATCAATGAGGAGAAATCATGGCCAAAGTTCCGTGAAGAAGCTTTCTGTCAAGAAGAAGTATGGATACATCCCTGACAACTTCTCTTCCATTGAGCAG GTTACGGAAGCACTGAGAAGTGCAGGTCTAGAGTTATCCAATCTCATTCTTGGAATTGATTTCACCAAAAGCAATGAATGGACAG GCCAAGTCTCGTTCAATAACCGAAGCCTGCATGCCATTGGAGATACACCTA CATATGAGAAGGCCATTGCTGTGATTGGAAAGACTTTAGCCCCTTTTGACGAAGACAacttaatttcttgttttggttttggtgatG CCACCACGCATGATGAAGAAGTGTTTAGTTTTCACAGTGATAATTCACCTTGCCATGGTTTTGAAGAAGTTTTGTCCTGCTATAGGAAAGTGGTTCCAGCCTTGCGGCTCTCAG GGCCAACTTCTTATGCTCCGGTAGTTGAGGCTGCAATCGACATTGTAGAGAAATCTGGTGGCCAGTACCATGTGTTGGTTATCATCGCCGATGGCCAG GTTACAAGGAGCGTCAATACGGGTGATAATGAACTAAGTCCACAAGAAGCCCAAACAATCCAATCAATCGTCAATGCAAG TTCATATCCTCTGTCAATTGTTCTTGTCGGAGTTGGTGATGGACCTTGGGAAGACATGAAGAAGTTTGATGATAAGATCCCTGCACGCGATGTTGATAACTTTCAG TTTGTCAACTTCACTGAAATAATGTCAAAGAATGGGACACCTTCCTCAAAAGAAACAGCTTTTGCTCTAGCCGCCCTAATGGAGATCCCCTTCCAGTACAAAGCAGCAACTGAGCTTCGCTTAATGGG ACATGTGACAGGAAGAGCAAAGAAAATCATTCCACGCCCTCCTCCAACTCCTTACACTCGTCTTCCGCCGCCAACTCGAGAGCCAATCATACTTTCATCATCAACACCGATGGGAGATGAACGCAACCAATCG GCCTGCCCAATTTGCCTAACTAATCCAAAGGACTTGGCATTTGGCTGTGGACACATG ACCTGCAGAGACTGTGGACCGAAAGTTTCCAATTGTCCAATATGCCGCCAGCCCATCAGAAGTCGCATCAGGCTGTTCACTGGATGA
- the LOC121243588 gene encoding uncharacterized protein LOC121243588, whose protein sequence is MSILWEKSETWRWLVRRTKESKPFFVTFATICGVVPGIIGYAVMQLTNSRNPELEARLRNNPRPETVMMGKANRERLAEYLGELQRKEDTNDRYVAALRGQTLTRKPYVRIQPIPKPSNTGAEKEQKAEKEQK, encoded by the exons ATGTCGATACTGTGGGAGAAGAGCGAGACATGGAGGTGGCTCGTGAGGAGGACAAAGGAGTCGAAGCCCTTCTTCGTTACGTTCGCCACCATATGCGGCGTCGTCCCCGGGATTATCGGTTACGCCGTGATGCAGCTCACCAACTCTCGCAACCCTGAGCTCGAAGCCCGTCTCCGCAACAATCCCCGACCAGAAACAGTC ATGATGGGGAAAGCAAATCGAGAGAGACTGGCAGAATACCTTGGGGAGCTGCAGCGGAAAGAGGATACAAATGACCGTTATGTTGCTGCTCTGAGAGGACAGACGTTGACTAGGAAACCTTATGTGAGAATACAGCCAATCCCTAAACCAAGCAACACTGGGGCTGAAAAGGAGCAAAAAGCCGAAAAGGAACAAAAGTAG
- the LOC121242266 gene encoding protein FAR-RED IMPAIRED RESPONSE 1-like: MGKGEEYSSPQIPSSSNPPTADIPSSNRYFVDYTSPDYYGPLPAWAMPFPPYPDGGQDPRNIQVNVSDPTPLMTTYSATSERVDIEEPPKCRETDIPCTSERVEESKEDRLNSEETEDGIAGTPHLSEEVGGDPIQEPSSRMEFNTFEELMVYYKQYGKKSGFGVMIRRTDKGDDGTVRYVTLGCARGGKARNRTLNVARPRPTGKTECKAKINALKVDGNFRLTTVNNTHNHDLSPNKARFFRCNREVSDSVKRVLDINDMAGIRMNKSFGSLVVGPGGFENLSFLEKDCRNYIDKARHLRLGKGGAGALQEYFCRMQYKNPGFFALMDLDDEGRLRNVFWADPRSRAAYQYFGDVVTFDTTYLTNRYGMPFAPFVGVNHHGQSILLGAGLISSEDTETFVWLFQTWLKCMDGIAPKAIITDQDRAMKNAIAIVFPESRHRLCLWHILKKVPEKLSSYASYKSGMKNALMKCVYDTHTIDEFEKSWDELIDTYHLHDNVWLKSLYTEREYWVPAFLKDCFWAGMSTTQRSESMNAFFDGYVHAKTNLKEFVDQFDSALKKKIESKNNADFHSFSVTIPCISRSPIEKRFQELYTNAKFREVQMQLTGIIDLDPELLKRDGAVKTYLVEDEVRVEEFSKLVTFSVDFNEEDADVKCSCGLFQMRGILCRHILAVFKCNGRKSLPEKYILDRWRKDIKRRYTLIDSSYDVGDQRPDACRYSRCDT; the protein is encoded by the exons ATGGGAAAAGGGGAAGAATACTCATCTCCTCAAATACCATCTAGCTCAAATCCCCCAACCGct GATATACCATCAAGTAACCGGTACTTTGTAGATTACACCAGTCCCGATTACTACGGACCACTTCCTGCGTGGGCAATGCCTTTTCCGCCATATCCTGATGGCGGGCAAGATCCAAGAAACATTCAAGTG AATGTTAGTGACCCGACTCCTCTCATGACTACATATTCCGCCACGAGTGAAAGAGTTGATATAGAGGAACCACCTAAATGTAGAGAAACTGATATTCCATGTACCTCTGAAAGAGTTGAAGAAAGCAAAGAAGATAGACTAAATTCAGAAGAAACTGAGGATGGGATTGCCGGGACACCACATTTGTCGGAAGAAGTTGGTGGTGATCCGATTCAAGAGCCAAGTTCGAGAATGgagtttaatacttttgaagaattaatggtctATTATAAGCAGTATGGTAAGAAAAGCGGGTTTGGGGTAATGATAAGAAGGACTGATAAAGGAGATGATGGAACTGTCCGATATGTCACTCTTGGTTGTGCCCGTGGTGGGAAGGCTCGGAATAGGACATTGAATGTCGCTAGACCACGTCCAACAGGAAAGACAGAATGTAAGGCAAaaattaatgccttaaaagttgATGGAAATTTCCGGTTGACAACAGTGAATAATACCCATAACCATGACCTTAGTCCAAATAAGGCTCGCTTCTTtcgatgtaatagagaagtgagtgacTCTGTAAAAAGAGTCCTAGATATAAACGACATGGCTGGTATTcgaatgaataagagtttcgGATCTCTCGTCGTTGGCCCTGGTGGATTCGAGAACCTCTCATTTTTAGAAAAGGATTGTCGTAATTATATCGACAAGGCAAGACATCTAAGGCTTGGTAAAGGTGGTGCAGGAGCGCttcaagagtatttttgtagaaTGCAGTACAAAAATCCTGGTTTCTTTGCACTgatggatttggatgatgaGGGGAGGTTAAGGAATGTCTTCTGGGCAGACCCTCGTAGTAGGGCAGCCTACCAATACTTCGGTGATGTGGTGACATTCGACACTACATACCTGACGAATAGGTATGGGATGccctttgcaccatttgttggtgtaaaccaccatgggCAATCAATTCTGTTGGGAGCAGGGTTGATTTCCAGTGAGGATACAGAGACTTTTGTCTGGTTATTCCAGACGTGGTTGAAGTGTATGGATGGTATCGCTCCAAAAGCTATTATCACTGATCAAGACAGAGCGATGAAAAATGCAATAGCTATTGTTTTTCCTGAAAGCCGACATCGACTTTGTTTGTGGCATATACTGAAAAAAGTGCCCGAGAAGCTGTCCTCCTATGCTTCGTACAAAAGTGGGATGAAGAATGCattgatgaaatgtgtgtatGACACGCATACTATTGACGAGTTTGAGAAATCTTGGGATGAGTTAATCGATACTTACCACTTGCATGATAATGTCTGGCTGAAAAGTTTATACACTGAGCGTGAGTATTGGGTGCCGGCTTTCTTGAAAGACTGTTTTTGGGCTGGGATGAGTACAACGCAGCGcagtgagagcatgaatgctTTTTTCGATGGTTACGTTCATGCTaagacaaacttgaaagagtttGTCGATCAGTTTGATAGtgcgttgaaaaaaaaaattgagagtaAAAATAACGCGGACTTCCACTCATTTAGCGTTACCATTCCTTGCATATCTAGATCTCCTATCGAAAAGAGATTTCAAGAGTTGTACACAAATGCTAAATTTAGGGAAGTTCAGATGCAACTTACCGGCATTATCGATTTGGATCCAGAGTTACTTAAGAGGGATGGTGCAGTAAAGACCTATCTGGTAGAGGACGAAGTTCGTGTGGAAGAGTTCAGTAAGTTGGTTACGTTTTCTGTGGACTTCAATGAGGAAGATGCAGATGTTAAGTGTTCATGTGGTTTATTTCAGATGAGGGGTATACTATGTCGGCACATTCTCGCTGTATTTAAGTGTAACGGGAGAAAATCCCTGCCAGAGAAGTACATTTTAGACCGATGGAGGAAGGATATCAAAAGGAGATACACGTTAATCGATAGCAGCTATGATGTAGGGGATCAGCGGCCAGATGCTTGCAGATATTCTA GATGCGACACATAA